GCGCCAGACAGCAGCTCTGTTTCATGGTAACCGGCCGGCAGGGTGCCTACGCGTTTCTCCAGCACTTTGGCGCCACCCAAGGTGAACACCAGAATATCCACGGATGACGTTTTGGGCAAACCAAACTTAACCGTACCATTGGCCTGCATAGGGTTTGGGTAAATAGCCGCCAGCTCCACCGACTTCAGGGAACCTGACTTAGCCAGAACGTCTCTGATGGAGGTAACTGTTGGCTGCTCTTTAGGAGAGCCGGAGTACTGTGGGTTGGGTGCCACAATCACAAAATCATTGTCATTGCTGTCACTGTCATGGCCGTTTCCTTGAGTGTGGTCCTCGCCGCCGGGCATCATGCTCACATCTGTAGAATAGTCAAAAGCTTTTCTTTCAACGGCAGACGCTGTGTTAGAGGTTGGGGCCGGAAAACCTTCAGAACCCGTGGCCGCGCTGCCCCAGCCTACTTTGTCTATAATAGAAGCGTTGGTAGGGTTAGCGCCCGTAACGGCGGTACTGTTGTTCACCAACACCACTTTGCCCTGCAAAGAAGCTATGCTAAGCCCAGAGGTAGCGTCTGCGGCAAAAGGCAGTGGGGCAGCACCGTTGCCAGTAAATCCAGAGATCAGGAAAAAGCTGTGCGCTTTGATGGTGCCGGTGAAAGTAGCCACTTGCCAGGTCTCGCCGGTGTTAGGCGCATACTGCACAGACCAGTTGGTCATGACAATATCATTCGCGGTAGGGTTGTACAGCTCAATATAGTCTGTGTTGTACGGCGCGGTGGTGTTGCCGCCGCCGCCAGCCACTTCACTGATAACTACGTGGTCAGCGGCCTGCCCTGCCGCGGTGCCTCCTGCCAGCAGCAGAAAAGAGAACGGCAGAACAAGTTTCTTCATCTTGCCCAACATGCCAGCAGATGAAGCAGAAAAAGGGTTTTTGTAGAGTTTTAGCATACGCTTAAGGTAATGTGAAGGTAAACAATCAGAAAAAAGACGAAGGAAAACAGCCATAACCAGTCAGCTACTTAGGGGGATAAGCAGGCGCCCTGACCAGCAAGAATTTGGCTGTATAATTATAGGACTTTATTCTATAAGCTGAAAGCCTTTGTAAAAAAAAGTTAAAAACTTATAGAGATTCAAGACCGGTTCCCTGAAAATTATTGGCCTTTAGGGATTTATCGCTCTTAGAAATCGGACCTTTCCCCACTTTCATTTTCTGATTTTTCCGTTTTCGGGCTCATTTTTGGAAACGGAGCCAAAAACGGAAACGGGGCCCATTCAACCCAGAATTACAGGTAATGACAGGAGCCACTTCACTCTCCAGCCAAGACCGTTCCGCTAGATTCTGCCAAATAGAAAGACTGTTCTATTATAAATAAAGGTGTAGCGATTTTAATGGGTCCGCGGGCGAGGCGCATAATCGTTCTTGCCAACTGACTAGAAAAACCGATGTCCGTTTTGGGGCTCATTTCTGAAAATGAGCCCCAAAACGGAATCGCGCAGCCAAAGAAACAGCTTAGAAATTCCCGCGCAGGGTCAAGAGTAGATTACGGCCGGGCGCGCTTACGCCAGAGGCGTACACGCGGTAGAATTGGTCCAGCATGTTCTCCAGGCCAGCCTGTACTTGCAGCCGTGGATGAAGCTGGTAAGAGGCGCGCAGGTTGAGCGTGTACCAGGCGGGCACGCCTTCCGGGGTGGCGTACTGCAGGTTATCTTCGCCCACGGGGTTGTAGTCTTTCAGGCGTTTCCAGCCGTTGTACTGCACGTAGAACTCAGACTGAAACTTAGGCAGCGTGAGAAAGAAACTAGTTTTTCCGAACACCGGCGGAATGTGATCCAACGGAATTTCACCGGTTGCCTCTTTGATGCGCCCGTAGGTGTACGTCAACGAGGAAGTCAGCCGGAAAGCCTGGCTTATATCGGCGGCAATAGACCCGCTGAACCCGTACACGTAGGCGCGGCGCGCGTTCACGTTGGCCGTCACCTGGCTGATGCGGCCATTGTAGTCAATCTGGGGTTGCCCCTGGTACAGAAAAGGTTGCGTGGTGATGGCATCACGGTACCAGGTGTAGAAACCAACGCCTTCCAGCCGCACGCTCTGCGCCACGGTTTTGCCAAGGCTGAGCTCCGCGTTGTAGGTGTATTCTGGCTTTAAATCTGGGTTAGGCACAATCAACTGCCCCGCCACCGACTCAAACACTTTGCCCAGATCATCTACGTTAGGCGCCCTGAACCCCGAGGAAGCCACCGCCGCGAAGCGCCAGTCTTGCCCCGGCTGAAAGATTAGCCCCAGGTTTCCGT
This region of Rufibacter sp. LB8 genomic DNA includes:
- a CDS encoding lamin tail domain-containing protein, which translates into the protein MLKLYKNPFSASSAGMLGKMKKLVLPFSFLLLAGGTAAGQAADHVVISEVAGGGGNTTAPYNTDYIELYNPTANDIVMTNWSVQYAPNTGETWQVATFTGTIKAHSFFLISGFTGNGAAPLPFAADATSGLSIASLQGKVVLVNNSTAVTGANPTNASIIDKVGWGSAATGSEGFPAPTSNTASAVERKAFDYSTDVSMMPGGEDHTQGNGHDSDSNDNDFVIVAPNPQYSGSPKEQPTVTSIRDVLAKSGSLKSVELAAIYPNPMQANGTVKFGLPKTSSVDILVFTLGGAKVLEKRVGTLPAGYHETELLSGASKKLTAGTYIVRVVAGGSSATGKFVVTE